Proteins from a genomic interval of Scomber japonicus isolate fScoJap1 chromosome 10, fScoJap1.pri, whole genome shotgun sequence:
- the LOC128367089 gene encoding uncharacterized protein LOC128367089 isoform X2, which translates to MSVGMTRADGVTILTLTSDPKSACSPLCQIFKALCYSPVCCSVSQQLRREQKTSQSVLGALQIMVGWLNISFAAILWCGHGPWWIMDIMFPFWLGGSFIVFGITCILSEKFPSRCLVIINVILNLAGVGFAITAIVLHSISLAERDWELWGKCRDYSYDYGYGRYGRTTASPSPEKLIMKEKCLEAKALVLMLIRSMNAVLIILSALELCLVISSVVMGIKALKSSQKGKQGRSTDEPEHYKPPVEEVTTYPVV; encoded by the exons ATGTCTGTGGGCATGACCAGGGCGGATGGGGTCACTATATTGACTTTGACCTCCGACCCCAAAAGTGCTTGTTCACCTCTATGCCAAATCTTCAAGGCCCTTTGCTACAGCCCCGTATGCTGCTCTGTGTCTCAGCAGCTGAGGAGGGAGCAGAAAACGTCTCAGTCAGTACTGGGG GCTCTGCAGATTATGGTCGGCTGGTTGAACATTTCCTTTGCAGCCATCCTCTGGTGCGGTCATGGCCCTTGGTGGATAATGGATATCATGTTTCCTTTTTGGCTTGGTGGATCT TTCATAGTTTTTGGCATCACGTGCATTTTGTCTGAGAAGTTTCCCAGTCGATGTCTG GTCATCATCAACGTGATTCTGAATCTGGCAGGGGTTGGTTTTGCCATCACAGCCATTGTACTGCACTCCATCAGTTTGGCAGAAAGAGATTGGGAGTTGTGGGGGAAGTGCAGAGATTACAGTTATGACTACGGGTATGGCCGTTATGGAAGGACGACGGCAAGTCCATCTCCTGAGAAGCTGATCATGAAGGAGAAATGCTTGGAGGCAAAAGCACTGGTTCTT ATGCTTATTAGAAGCATGAATGCTGTGCTGATCATCTTGTCGGCCCTTGAGCTCTGCCTCGTCATCAGCTCTGTTGTCATGGGGATCAAAGCCCTGAAGAGCAGTCAGAAGGGAAAACAAGGTAGA AGCACTGATGAACCAGAACACTACAAACCACCTGTGGAAGAGGTCACCACTTACCCTGTAGTCTAA
- the LOC128367089 gene encoding uncharacterized protein LOC128367089 isoform X1, which translates to MSVGMTRADGVTILTLTSDPKSACSPLCQIFKALCYSPVCCSVSQQLRREQKTSQSVLGALQIMVGWLNISFAAILWCGHGPWWIMDIMFPFWLGGSFIVFGITCILSEKFPSRCLVIINVILNLAGVGFAITAIVLHSISLAERDWELWGKCRDYSYDYGYGRYGRTTASPSPEKLIMKEKCLEAKALVLMLIRSMNAVLIILSALELCLVISSVVMGIKALKSSQKGKQEH; encoded by the exons ATGTCTGTGGGCATGACCAGGGCGGATGGGGTCACTATATTGACTTTGACCTCCGACCCCAAAAGTGCTTGTTCACCTCTATGCCAAATCTTCAAGGCCCTTTGCTACAGCCCCGTATGCTGCTCTGTGTCTCAGCAGCTGAGGAGGGAGCAGAAAACGTCTCAGTCAGTACTGGGG GCTCTGCAGATTATGGTCGGCTGGTTGAACATTTCCTTTGCAGCCATCCTCTGGTGCGGTCATGGCCCTTGGTGGATAATGGATATCATGTTTCCTTTTTGGCTTGGTGGATCT TTCATAGTTTTTGGCATCACGTGCATTTTGTCTGAGAAGTTTCCCAGTCGATGTCTG GTCATCATCAACGTGATTCTGAATCTGGCAGGGGTTGGTTTTGCCATCACAGCCATTGTACTGCACTCCATCAGTTTGGCAGAAAGAGATTGGGAGTTGTGGGGGAAGTGCAGAGATTACAGTTATGACTACGGGTATGGCCGTTATGGAAGGACGACGGCAAGTCCATCTCCTGAGAAGCTGATCATGAAGGAGAAATGCTTGGAGGCAAAAGCACTGGTTCTT ATGCTTATTAGAAGCATGAATGCTGTGCTGATCATCTTGTCGGCCCTTGAGCTCTGCCTCGTCATCAGCTCTGTTGTCATGGGGATCAAAGCCCTGAAGAGCAGTCAGAAGGGAAAACAAG AGCACTGA
- the LOC128367087 gene encoding transmembrane protein 176B-like isoform X1: MIAVLLDFNAVNKSPGASRMSVGMTRADGVTVLTLTTDPNSACPPLCQIFKALCYSPVCCSVSQQLRSVQKTSQSALGTLHIMIGLLNIGLGVVLWSDRFSPWWIIESMFPFWLGSLFILFGITCILSEKFPSRCLVIINVILNLAGVCFAIAGIVLYSINMVESGRLWWMCEDDHYYDHYDYEYGHHARTTASPSPEKLIIQEKCLEAKALIRMLNRSMNAVMIFMSALEIFLVISSAVIGIKALKSSQKGENKVEYAKLHFIVESVCPEIRQSISSLHEEKKRKKFRD, encoded by the exons ATGATAGCAGTGCTGTTGGACTTTAACGCAGTGAATAAG TCTCCAGGAGCGAGCAGGATGTCTGTGGGCATGACCAGGGCGGATGGGGTCACTGTGTTGACTTTGACCACAGACCCCAATAGTGCTTGTCCACCTCTATGCCAAATCTTCAAGGCCCTTTGCTACAGCCCCGTATGCTGCTCTGTGTCCCAGCAGCTGAGGAGTGTGCAGAAAACTTCTCAGTCAGCACTGGGG ACTCTGCACATTATGATTGGCTTGCTCAACATTGGCCTTGGAGTTGTCCTCTGGAGCGATCGTTTTAGCCCTTGGTGGATAATAGAGAGCATGTTTCCTTTTTGGCTTGGAAGCCTG TTCATACTTTTTGGCATCACATGCATTTTGTCTGAGAAGTTTCCCAGTCGATGTCTG gtCATCATCAACGTGATTCTGAATCTGGCAGGAGTTTGTTTTGCCATTGCAGGCATTGTACTGTACTCCATCAATATGGTAGAAAGTGGCAGATTGTGGTGGATGTGCGAAGATGACCATTATTATGACCATTATGACTACGAGTATGGCCATCATGCAAGGACGACAGCAAGTCCATCTCCAGAGAAGCTGATCATCCAGGAGAAATGTTTGGAGGCAAAAGCACTGATTCGT ATGCTTAATAGAAGCATGAATGCTGTGATGATCTTCATGTCGGCTCTGGAGATCTTCCTCGTCATCAGCTCTGCTGTCATCGGGATCAAAGCCCTGAAGAGCAGTCAGAAGGGAGAAAACAAGGTAGAGTATGCAaagttacattttattgttgaatCTGTTTGCCCAGAAATACGACAGAGTATTTCCTCattacatgaagaaaaaaaaagaaaaaaattccgGGACTAA
- the LOC128367087 gene encoding transmembrane protein 176B-like isoform X2 codes for MSVGMTRADGVTVLTLTTDPNSACPPLCQIFKALCYSPVCCSVSQQLRSVQKTSQSALGTLHIMIGLLNIGLGVVLWSDRFSPWWIIESMFPFWLGSLFILFGITCILSEKFPSRCLVIINVILNLAGVCFAIAGIVLYSINMVESGRLWWMCEDDHYYDHYDYEYGHHARTTASPSPEKLIIQEKCLEAKALIRMLNRSMNAVMIFMSALEIFLVISSAVIGIKALKSSQKGENKVEYAKLHFIVESVCPEIRQSISSLHEEKKRKKFRD; via the exons ATGTCTGTGGGCATGACCAGGGCGGATGGGGTCACTGTGTTGACTTTGACCACAGACCCCAATAGTGCTTGTCCACCTCTATGCCAAATCTTCAAGGCCCTTTGCTACAGCCCCGTATGCTGCTCTGTGTCCCAGCAGCTGAGGAGTGTGCAGAAAACTTCTCAGTCAGCACTGGGG ACTCTGCACATTATGATTGGCTTGCTCAACATTGGCCTTGGAGTTGTCCTCTGGAGCGATCGTTTTAGCCCTTGGTGGATAATAGAGAGCATGTTTCCTTTTTGGCTTGGAAGCCTG TTCATACTTTTTGGCATCACATGCATTTTGTCTGAGAAGTTTCCCAGTCGATGTCTG gtCATCATCAACGTGATTCTGAATCTGGCAGGAGTTTGTTTTGCCATTGCAGGCATTGTACTGTACTCCATCAATATGGTAGAAAGTGGCAGATTGTGGTGGATGTGCGAAGATGACCATTATTATGACCATTATGACTACGAGTATGGCCATCATGCAAGGACGACAGCAAGTCCATCTCCAGAGAAGCTGATCATCCAGGAGAAATGTTTGGAGGCAAAAGCACTGATTCGT ATGCTTAATAGAAGCATGAATGCTGTGATGATCTTCATGTCGGCTCTGGAGATCTTCCTCGTCATCAGCTCTGCTGTCATCGGGATCAAAGCCCTGAAGAGCAGTCAGAAGGGAGAAAACAAGGTAGAGTATGCAaagttacattttattgttgaatCTGTTTGCCCAGAAATACGACAGAGTATTTCCTCattacatgaagaaaaaaaaagaaaaaaattccgGGACTAA